Below is a window of Humulus lupulus chromosome 9, drHumLupu1.1, whole genome shotgun sequence DNA.
CGGTTGTTTTGATTATCAAGTTAATAGATAGAATCATTTTCTAGTTGATGGCTGAtggtactttaaactcttgttcATTCTGAAACATGAATCTGGgctgttttttttaatattaatatagaTAAATGTGCCTTGACAAGGCTTTCTTTTAGAACATAAATACGCATGACTTGAGTAATATGGTAGATAATAGATATGCATATACATATTCACAAACAGTCCACAGCACAAACAAGCAAATTATATATGAGCCAGAGCCTCTGAATCTGGATTGGTTCCATTGTCCTGAAGCTTCTGAATCTGGTAACTGACAGATTGTTCCTTCCACATGTCTTTGTCCAGATAAGTCTCATAAAAGGTAACTTCACCATTTGTTTTTGCAGTCAAAGCAGCACTGCTCCTAGTTCCATAACGACCCTGCAGATAAGACAAAATCCCATGTTATGAACACTGACTTTTTTTATGGAACACTAACTTTAATGCATGTAAATACAACTTTTAAACATAGACTGAATGAGTGAGTCAATACTCACCAGTGGGGTGTCAACTTCAACTTTTAAACATATATGTTTACTCTATCTTTATTTGCCAAAAGTGATGCAGTGAGGGTTAAAGTTGTGGTGTTTATTGTAATCATCTTGAAAATTAAATTGGCAGGTAGTTTATAAAGTGTTTGTATCGTTGGTTTCCATTTCATAAGATTCCATCCATAAATGTATataagttatatttttgagtattGGACAGTCCATAATTTTTTCTATAACTTGCTTTGTTTCTGGGTGTTTCATTCATTTGCCTTGAAACTGTTTTATTAATTTACTACAAGAAATTTTTTGGGTGATATTTCTACTAAAGACCATAAGAATGCCCAATCGTAGTGTGAACAGAATTGAAATGTCCTTGAAGTAACCATAAGTATGGCATGATTTAGATTTTCAATTCTTTTTATCTTAATAGCTCAACCCTTTTGACACTTGCATGCCTCCTTTATTGAGCGAATTTTCAATTACTTCAGGTGACTATTATGGTTCTAGACCAAGAACTTGATTTCTCTAATGTGTTTTCTGTTTGAATCTTGTAGTTGATCCCTATGGCTTCAATCTTATAGCCTTGTCTCTTCATTGAAGTTATTTCTGTCTTTGCTTACTTTCAAAGAAGTAGAAATAAAGACACCAACTGTGCCagtttcttctttccttttctttcttttaatttattattattttatttattaaaataatttttatatgcaTTTTCCATTATTTATGTGGATTAATGATATAGTTGGTGACCTCCTTATGTTTTAGCCAACCTGTGAAATCTTGAGTGATACCAAGTAATTAACTGGAATTTGATTGACTCTTGAAGTAATATACGTGAAACCTTGAGTCAACCTGTTCAATGAAACTTACATTGTCAAAGAGCATTTGTGATATTGACCCTTCTTTTTAAGACATAAAAATTGATTCTTTctatttgtgcaacaaagttttgaTGCCTGATTAAAACTTACTGTACTGATCTCTGAAATAAGAACAGTATAAACTCTTTACTGTACTGATCTTTGATTtaggattaaaatattttttttgatttGATTCCCATCTTTTCAGCTGTTATTTTGCAATGCGCCTAATTTTCATGGTGTCAGTGCAAGCAACCTTGGTTTTCTCATCTGAACAGTTTTAAATCTGCTTAAGAAAATTTGGTGCAGAGTTTAACTTGTTTAAGGCTTATCTTGAGCTGGAAAAAGTTGATGCGGCTCATATTTTTATTAACTTGGCAAATGCCTGAGATATCAATGTCTGTAAAACTTGGTTTTGTTTGAGATTAAATGTTGAAAACATTCGGTTTGTGTAAAAATTTGATTATGTATCAGTTGGTACATTGCTGACCGTTAGCCGTATATATTGTTGTAGACTTGTACTGTGTTTCAATCCGTGCTCGTCTGTTAATTTTTTTTCCCTATAGCACAATCTTCATTGTTTTACAGCCTTTTATGAATCTGAAAACATGGCCATACTTGAACTTAAATTCGAGATTCAATGAGTGAAAATATAGCATGATTTTAGATGTAGTTTAGTGGTTCAATATTCCCAGGTGCAATTCATTACAAATATAATCTATGTTTCCTTGTATTGTGCCATGCCCAAATAATCTTTTTGAAGTGTTGGTTGCCTGTTTCTACTTGAAATATGCATATTTCAAACTAGTGGTAATACAGCTAGTAATTATATTTCAGTTCATTCTATTTTGCTAGGGTCATATTAACTCTCAAATGTGAACTGTGTTTCAGGACGTGCTCCAGGGCCTCCACCTCCACCTAGACCTCCAGGTGGcgacctcctccacctcctcctgCTGGTGCCAAAGGCGCAATTCCTGATGCAAGAGGCCTATCTGCAGGGAGGGGCATGGGCTGACACATCCTATAGGGATGGGGGCCGCTGCTGCTGCCCCTCGAAGATCTTCATTAAAACCACTGCACTGGAGCATGTTTACAAGAGCATTGCAAGGAAGCTTGTGGGAAGAATTGCAAAGATACGGGGATCCTCAAATGTATTTCAACTCCTGTTGCTGTCCTATCGTTCTATTATTATGAATTAgtaatatttttctattttttcctttGAGAAGTACCAATATATCCATCCTCCTTACATTGTTTATTTAAATTCTACCTTTCTCAATTAGTAATATTGCTTCCTTTTGTTTTAGTGCTCCAGAATTTGATGTGTCAGAGATAGAGAGTCTTTTCTCTGCAACAGTCCCTAAACCTGCTGATTCAGGGGGTAAAGCTGGAGGGCGTCGTAAGTCTACTGGATCCAAAACTGACAAAGTTCACCTGGTAATTGTATAGAAATTGAATATTTTTTCTAGCATTATTATTAAGAAGACTCTTGCTTGAGCTTTCTTGAGAGGTCCCAGGCTCCTAGAAATGCCTGTGTTATCATTCTTTTTCATTTCTTCATTTAATTCTGCCATACAGTATTTATTTTTGCCTATTCTTCTTAGTTTTCTCTACTGTTATGTGTTCTTTCTATTTGGGTTCCTATCATGTTCCTTTCTGCTctgttcttttctttcttcttcttcttcttctttgcttTGCTAATCTTGTTACAATTGTTAGATACATTTCGTGAATGATTCAGTGTCCTTGTAAAAAAGGATGTCCTTTCTCATTGatatttctttttattcttttgcATTCTGATATTTATGATGTTACTTCTGTCCCATTTGTTTCCATGTTACAAACTGTAGATTGACCTGAGGAGGGAAAACAACACTGAAATTATGCTCACAAAAGTTAAGATGCCGCTTCCTGATATGATGGTAAACTTGTACTTGAAGATCTTATTTTTACTTGAATAATCTGGAGATATGGATAGTTTTATCTCTTCAATGGGGATACAGATTCTTTGATATAGAATTCTTAAATGAAATCCTGTGATAATGGGTTGGTTAACTTAATTTCATTTGTCTGTTTTTCTTTCATTACGTATGGGCAATCGGAACTTTCAGCCTGGGACTGAAAACAACACATATTTAGGATTTTGCAAGATCAAAACATGAAATATAAGGATAATTTTTATCCTTTTTCGTTTCACATATTTTTGAAGTCTTTTTCCTCTATAGGTTTTGATAATATGGAACAATAACATGTTTGGTTACTCTTTTTGTGTTTACTTAACACTAGTGGCATGCATCTTCTCAGGCTGCAGTGCTAGCGATGGATGAATCAGTATTAGATGTTGATCAGGTGGAAAATCTAATAAAATTTTGTCCTACTAAAGAAGAGATGGAACTTCTCAAGGTAAGACTTTAATGCAAGTTACATTGTGCTCCTTACCAGTTTGTTAGCAAGTCAGTAATTCAGCTTTCAAAATACAGCATTATGACTTGTTCTGTTACTCTTTCTGTTGCTGGCTATGATCATTTCTGTTATATGATTATCAGGGTTACACAGGTGACAAGGAGAGCCTGGGAAAGTGTGAACAGGTAAGAAGCATTATTCATCTTTTCTTGTCCATGAATGACTTTCTATGATTAAAGTACACAACAGTAAAATGTTTTGaacttattgatttattttattagtttCTTACGAACTCctttatttcttttaatttccCTCTGTTTATTTACTTAAAAGATTAACAATTTATGTAATAGAAACATGGAATTACTACTGTTGTACATCATTATTGTCCAATTGAAATGTAgctatttacttgtcaatttgaGAGCATATATATACCTTTTGAATTCTATCATGGCCGGAATAGTCCCAAAAggtcattttttattttgttatgtttttaATATTTCAGTATTTTATGGAGTTGATGAAAGTTCCTAGAGTGGAATCAAAATTGCAAGTGTTCTCTTTCAAGATTCAGTTCAATTGTCAGGTTTGGTGATATTTTTTATGCTTTTCATTGGtggttaaaatattattattattacaatctatattgtataatTCTTCTCATCGTCTTACAGATTTCAGAATTTAAAAAGAGTTTGAACACTGTGAACTCTGCATGTGAAGAGGTAAGCAGCTCCTGATGATGAATTTTTTCTTGCGGAATTTGATATCTGTACTGTATTGACAGATCCCTGTGCTACTTAAGGCTAAGGTTATGTGACATCTCAATTTAGAATATAGAAAAAAGGCATTACAGTGTCTGAGTTCACACTGGTAAATCACTTCTTATGTGTTTTTCTCTATGTATTTTTCTCTTTAATGATCAGGAAACAATAAATTATCTAATATATAATACATGGGACACTATATTTGAGTGCAAAACAGGATTATCACACTAGTGAAGTGGTCATGTTTGCTGCACTTTAGTTGTAATTTCAGTCACTGAATATCTTTATACATCAAATCTTTCATGATATGTAGGTTCTAGTTTTTCTATATATCAAatctttaatatataaatataaacatatatccTAATAATAGCCCTAGTCCTAACTCTTCATATGagattttcttttatatatttattttagagGTGACATTATTTTAGTGAAAGAATCCACTTTTACTATGCTCTTTATATGTCTGATACAGACAACTCTCATGTTGGCTATGCTCATCTAAAAAATTGCTCGAATTGATTATCCAGTAGaa
It encodes the following:
- the LOC133801691 gene encoding formin-like protein 20 isoform X1, translating into MQEAYLQGGAWADTSYRDGGRCCCPSKIFIKTTALEHVYKSIARKLVGRIAKIRGSSNVFQLLLLSYRSIIMNYAPEFDVSEIESLFSATVPKPADSGGKAGGRRKSTGSKTDKVHLIDLRRENNTEIMLTKVKMPLPDMMAAVLAMDESVLDVDQVENLIKFCPTKEEMELLKGYTGDKESLGKCEQYFMELMKVPRVESKLQVFSFKIQFNCQISEFKKSLNTVNSACEESLLCSESRVKECPGLFLCIVAYLLGHEALEGAMISATLK
- the LOC133801691 gene encoding formin-like protein 20 isoform X2, which codes for MQEAYLQGGAWADTSYRDGGRCCCPSKIFIKTTALEHVYKSIARKLVGRIAKIRGSSNVFQLLLLSYRSIIMNYAPEFDVSEIESLFSATVPKPADSGGKAGGRRKSTGSKTDKVHLIDLRRENNTEIMLTKVKMPLPDMMAAVLAMDESVLDVDQVENLIKFCPTKEEMELLKGYTGDKESLGKCEQYFMELMKVPRVESKLQVFSFKIQFNCQISEFKKSLNTVNSACEETTLMLAMLI
- the LOC133801691 gene encoding formin-like protein 20 isoform X3; translated protein: MGAAAAAPRRSSLKPLHWSMFTRALQGSLWEELQRYGDPQIAPEFDVSEIESLFSATVPKPADSGGKAGGRRKSTGSKTDKVHLIDLRRENNTEIMLTKVKMPLPDMMAAVLAMDESVLDVDQVENLIKFCPTKEEMELLKGYTGDKESLGKCEQYFMELMKVPRVESKLQVFSFKIQFNCQISEFKKSLNTVNSACEESLLCSESRVKECPGLFLCIVAYLLGHEALEGAMISATLK